In a genomic window of Aggregatimonas sangjinii:
- a CDS encoding amylosucrase: MNQAFLHRYIASTHSDSKENPDFDKLFELRLATNLTLIKELFFSLYPEKNHSESFEELLSVLPSLFKERPAPLKRQDNERLHIGNWYQSSQLAGMQLYVDHFNKDLKGLTNKLEYFEKLGVNFLHLMPITPRPKGENDGGYAVNSYHEVDKRYGTKKDLLTLTEQMRSKDMILMLDFVANHTSNEFPWAKKAMGGDAKYQNYYHVYSDRTIPDAFEKTLPEIFPITSPGNFTYDPKMKKWVMTVFNDYQWDLNYSNPEVFIEMLKNLVQLVNLGVDVIRLDALAFMWKKLGTTSQNLPEAHALISLFRLCLQVIAPGAIFLAEAIVAPKEIIKYFGTGNTKGNECEVAYNATLMALLWDAIATKKTILLYKNLQNLPAKPDEATWINYIRCHDDIGLGFEDHYIDEVGWDAKSHRRFLLDYYCQNIEWSPARGAVFMYNPKTGDGRITGSCASLLGLEKALEEKDRESIETAVAKIIMMHAIILSYGGIPLIYAGDEIGALNDYSYLQDVDKKEDSRWVNRPQQDWEAIDNLKDSKAYPSRIFFALQKLIRIRKQQTSFADNNNTVFYNIHNPHIFGYERTASQGEGVLIICNFSESIQEVDALMLGPYGAKNKPKNLITGRTVTFSKEKLTLKPYQILWLQNT, encoded by the coding sequence ATGAACCAAGCTTTTTTACACCGTTATATCGCATCAACGCACAGCGACTCTAAAGAAAACCCCGATTTTGACAAACTTTTTGAACTACGGCTGGCGACCAACCTCACCTTGATCAAAGAATTGTTTTTTTCACTCTATCCGGAGAAGAACCATTCTGAATCGTTCGAAGAACTGCTCTCGGTACTCCCATCGCTTTTCAAAGAAAGACCGGCACCCCTGAAACGGCAGGATAACGAACGTCTACATATTGGAAATTGGTATCAATCGTCGCAACTTGCCGGTATGCAGTTGTACGTAGACCATTTTAACAAAGACCTCAAGGGCCTGACCAACAAACTTGAATACTTCGAGAAACTAGGTGTGAATTTTTTACACCTCATGCCCATTACGCCAAGACCTAAGGGAGAGAACGACGGCGGATACGCGGTAAATAGCTACCATGAGGTAGACAAACGGTATGGTACTAAAAAAGATCTTTTAACCCTTACGGAACAAATGCGCAGCAAAGACATGATCCTTATGCTGGATTTTGTTGCCAACCATACCTCGAATGAATTCCCCTGGGCCAAAAAAGCCATGGGGGGAGATGCCAAATATCAAAACTATTACCATGTGTATTCTGACAGGACAATTCCCGACGCGTTCGAAAAAACGCTTCCCGAAATTTTTCCGATAACCTCGCCTGGCAATTTCACCTATGACCCAAAAATGAAAAAGTGGGTTATGACCGTTTTCAATGACTACCAATGGGACCTCAACTATTCCAATCCCGAGGTGTTTATCGAAATGCTGAAAAATTTGGTGCAGTTGGTCAATCTTGGGGTAGATGTGATTCGGTTGGATGCCTTGGCCTTCATGTGGAAAAAACTGGGTACTACATCCCAGAACCTACCAGAAGCACATGCGCTGATCTCGCTCTTCAGGTTGTGTCTGCAAGTGATTGCCCCGGGAGCGATTTTTTTAGCTGAAGCGATAGTCGCCCCAAAAGAAATCATTAAATATTTTGGTACGGGAAATACGAAAGGCAATGAGTGCGAGGTCGCCTACAATGCCACATTAATGGCTTTGCTCTGGGATGCGATTGCCACTAAAAAGACCATACTCCTTTATAAAAACCTTCAAAACCTTCCCGCAAAGCCCGATGAGGCTACGTGGATCAATTACATTCGCTGCCATGACGATATCGGCCTTGGTTTCGAAGACCATTATATCGACGAAGTCGGGTGGGATGCCAAAAGTCATCGCAGATTTCTTTTGGATTATTACTGTCAAAACATTGAATGGTCTCCGGCCAGAGGAGCGGTCTTCATGTACAATCCCAAAACCGGTGATGGAAGAATTACGGGCAGTTGCGCTTCGTTATTAGGGTTGGAAAAGGCCCTTGAAGAGAAGGATAGGGAAAGTATTGAAACTGCTGTTGCTAAAATTATCATGATGCACGCCATTATCCTATCCTATGGGGGCATACCTCTTATCTATGCCGGTGATGAAATAGGCGCGCTGAACGACTATTCATATTTACAGGACGTCGATAAGAAAGAAGATAGCCGTTGGGTCAATAGACCGCAACAAGACTGGGAGGCAATAGACAATTTAAAGGATAGTAAGGCTTACCCATCCCGAATTTTCTTTGCGTTGCAAAAATTGATCCGAATACGAAAGCAACAAACTTCATTCGCTGACAATAATAACACGGTATTCTATAATATTCACAACCCCCATATATTCGGCTACGAAAGAACGGCGAGCCAAGGAGAGGGTGTTTTGATTATCTGTAATTTCAGCGAATCGATACAAGAAGTCGATGCGCTGATGTTAGGCCCCTATGGCGCTAAGAACAAACCCAAGAACCTGATAACGGGAAGAACTGTTACGTTCTCAAAAGAAAAATTAACGCTAAAGCCCTATCAAATACTCTGGTTGCAGAACACATAG
- a CDS encoding acyl-ACP desaturase — protein MSAKNIRLEVMQAIEPQVDGFIKDFLIPIEDIWQPSDFLPDSQSGSFLDEVENLRGESKELGYDFWVTMVADTITEEALPTYESWLMDVEGIDQHSGVENGWAKWVRAWTGEENRHGDVLSKYLYLSGRVNMREVEITTQHLISDGFDIGTDRDPYKNFIYTSFQELATNISHKRVGQMAKKQGNALLGKMCTIIAGDEMRHHVAYREFVKTIFGEDPSGMMLAFADMMKKKIVMPAHFLRESGGTIGAAFENFSNCAQRLGVYTAQDYVEILRKLNAYWQLETIRGINDEAEKARDYLISLPDRLERIATRMKFPEDQYRFKWVEANGMV, from the coding sequence ATGTCCGCAAAAAATATTAGGCTAGAGGTCATGCAGGCTATTGAACCACAAGTTGATGGTTTTATAAAGGATTTTTTGATTCCTATTGAAGATATTTGGCAGCCGAGCGACTTTCTTCCTGATTCGCAAAGCGGTAGTTTTTTAGATGAGGTCGAGAACCTGCGGGGCGAATCGAAAGAACTAGGATACGACTTTTGGGTCACGATGGTAGCCGATACGATTACCGAAGAAGCCTTACCGACCTATGAATCCTGGTTGATGGATGTTGAAGGCATCGACCAACACTCCGGGGTTGAAAACGGCTGGGCCAAATGGGTTCGTGCCTGGACAGGTGAAGAAAACAGACACGGCGATGTGCTGAGCAAATACCTGTACCTATCCGGTAGGGTGAACATGAGGGAAGTTGAGATTACGACCCAACATTTGATTTCCGATGGTTTTGACATCGGCACCGACAGAGATCCGTACAAAAATTTCATCTATACCTCTTTTCAGGAATTGGCGACCAATATCTCCCACAAACGGGTTGGACAAATGGCCAAAAAGCAAGGGAACGCTCTTCTGGGTAAAATGTGTACCATTATCGCCGGCGATGAGATGCGGCATCATGTGGCCTATCGGGAATTCGTGAAGACCATATTTGGCGAAGATCCTAGCGGAATGATGTTGGCCTTCGCCGATATGATGAAAAAGAAAATCGTTATGCCCGCACATTTTTTAAGGGAATCAGGTGGTACCATAGGGGCTGCTTTCGAGAATTTTTCGAATTGCGCACAGCGTTTGGGCGTCTACACGGCCCAGGACTATGTAGAAATTCTTAGAAAACTGAATGCCTATTGGCAGTTGGAAACCATTAGGGGCATCAATGACGAAGCAGAAAAGGCTCGCGATTATCTCATATCGCTTCCGGATCGTTTGGAGCGTATCGCTACCCGAATGAAATTTCCGGAAGATCAATACCGTTTCAAGTGGGTAGAGGCCAACGGAATGGTTTAA
- a CDS encoding T9SS type A sorting domain-containing protein has product MKTLLPQKTFQFLVALCLAFLTTQFANGQKLNPPQKGTPQKGHALYKQSKIYDSQTGPTGVRPTPVGDRALDRISYEQRLLQNPKTKEIPSGISALEALFSEKITERSHASETSKKSSEMSAKSKYSYWENRGPGNVGGRTRALAIDRRNENTIFAAGVSGGLWQSRDLGASWRKVTLPWQDPSITAIVQDPRRGRHNTWYYTAGERFGNSASASGAFYAGTGVFKSVNNGRSWFRLNGSNDGDLNTISAFDIIHNIAVDPKNGDVYVATFEGIYRSQQGGLNFELVLPGARDSKTDILITPEGKIYATVDFFSGEDSGFFVSDNGDEWTNITPAGISPFFGRTVMAFDPSDEERVYFFSYDLLEAPQAFLWRYQADAATPEEQWADLSANLPNDIGGRAGNLNLQGDYNMIIKVHPANPDLIFLGGTNLYRSTTGFTTPAGFESWIGGYTNLEDSFALYPNHHPDQHNLVFLPSDPNRAISSNDGGVQLTEDISVTDAFVTWQSLNNGYITTQPYAISYDPEGNSDDLLAGFQDNGTWFTNSDDVKDPWTEEFGGDGSYNAIADGGRTRYVSSQFGRVFRINYDESGAFESFTSVQPAGGTNFDFVAPFILDPVNDNIMYMPAGDRMWRNNDLDGIPLFGFAPTDVNWVEQKKTITPDGSLITSLDVSKFPVANVLYYGTSSGTVYRVENANLDDQEVFDISTGRGLPEGNINNVYVDPKNPDRVFVTFSNYGIPSIFMTRNAGDSWVDISGNLEENRDGSGNGPSVRWFGMNGRNDGYFAATSTGLYFTYQLRGRNTKWFREPIRIGNGVAVQVKTRADGFVAAAIHGNGVYSANFFVRPRPEPTLSVAYLLPDKTVPVNFEPFEVDITDLFVSTKRRPNIDIQITNSNPGVVNAIIDGNTLKVFPFAPDVQGSAAIGLIAFSGREQVSEGFTVNVIEPALYDQSGSVTFSAPSQNFLDLGLVVQAADDFTVPAGATWTVEKLIANGEGGNAPSITDATVVIYEDNGGLPGAEVYNSGSITPTSEPDVYDLNLELPEALELGEGSYWLSVYTNLALSEEQFQWAWSTQSTVVGNEAVLRDDGVFFEGITDWTPQSIVYDFTPEDQVFQIFGTAQELSSPEETVATSIADDKLGSQELAEVDTKAVSAVWPNPSTNEFFFSLPDNVDKKVTARVYNILGQMVYERADVDATRTFSWDAAEAPSGLYLVKITGARTNNSFSIVKQ; this is encoded by the coding sequence ATGAAAACACTATTACCCCAAAAGACATTCCAATTTTTGGTTGCGCTGTGTCTTGCGTTTTTGACAACGCAGTTCGCCAATGGCCAAAAATTGAATCCGCCCCAAAAAGGCACGCCTCAAAAAGGCCATGCTCTTTACAAGCAATCCAAGATTTACGACAGTCAAACCGGCCCAACCGGCGTTCGGCCAACACCAGTTGGCGATCGAGCCTTGGATAGAATAAGCTACGAACAGCGTTTGCTTCAGAATCCTAAAACAAAAGAAATACCGAGTGGCATTAGCGCTTTAGAAGCGCTGTTTTCCGAAAAAATAACGGAACGCAGTCATGCTTCGGAAACTTCGAAAAAATCGAGCGAAATGTCGGCCAAAAGTAAATACTCCTATTGGGAAAATAGGGGTCCAGGCAATGTTGGTGGCCGTACAAGAGCACTCGCGATCGACAGACGAAACGAAAATACCATCTTCGCTGCCGGTGTCTCTGGTGGGCTCTGGCAGTCTCGCGATCTCGGGGCGTCCTGGAGAAAGGTAACCTTACCCTGGCAAGACCCCAGTATTACAGCGATAGTTCAAGACCCTCGGCGAGGCCGTCATAATACTTGGTATTATACTGCAGGAGAGCGCTTCGGAAACTCAGCCTCCGCATCTGGTGCCTTTTATGCCGGAACAGGTGTATTTAAATCAGTCAACAACGGCCGTTCTTGGTTTAGATTGAACGGTTCCAACGATGGAGATCTAAACACGATTTCTGCCTTCGATATCATACATAATATCGCTGTAGATCCTAAAAATGGTGACGTATATGTTGCTACCTTTGAAGGAATATACAGGTCCCAACAGGGCGGCCTGAACTTTGAACTTGTTCTACCCGGAGCAAGGGATAGTAAAACGGATATCTTGATAACCCCAGAAGGAAAAATTTACGCCACGGTTGATTTTTTCAGTGGTGAAGATTCCGGTTTCTTCGTTTCGGATAACGGTGACGAATGGACGAACATCACCCCTGCGGGAATCAGTCCTTTTTTCGGGCGTACCGTCATGGCTTTCGATCCTTCTGACGAAGAGAGAGTATACTTTTTCTCCTATGATCTACTTGAAGCACCACAAGCCTTTCTCTGGCGCTATCAGGCAGATGCTGCAACTCCTGAGGAGCAATGGGCAGACTTGAGTGCCAATTTACCCAACGACATTGGAGGACGAGCAGGAAATCTGAATCTACAAGGGGATTACAACATGATCATTAAAGTGCATCCTGCGAATCCGGATTTGATTTTCTTGGGTGGTACCAACCTTTATCGTTCAACGACAGGTTTTACTACTCCTGCAGGCTTTGAAAGCTGGATAGGCGGATACACGAACTTGGAAGATTCTTTTGCATTATATCCGAACCACCATCCTGACCAACACAATTTAGTCTTTTTACCGTCAGACCCCAACAGGGCCATTTCCTCAAATGACGGAGGTGTTCAGTTGACCGAAGATATTTCCGTTACAGATGCGTTTGTTACATGGCAATCTTTGAACAATGGTTATATTACCACACAACCATATGCCATTTCCTATGACCCGGAAGGTAACAGTGATGATTTATTGGCAGGTTTTCAGGACAATGGTACTTGGTTCACCAATTCCGATGATGTAAAGGATCCTTGGACCGAGGAATTTGGAGGCGACGGCTCATACAATGCTATTGCCGACGGCGGAAGAACCCGGTATGTATCCTCTCAGTTTGGTCGTGTTTTCCGGATAAATTATGACGAAAGCGGAGCTTTTGAAAGTTTCACTTCGGTACAGCCAGCAGGTGGTACCAACTTCGATTTTGTAGCTCCTTTTATATTAGATCCCGTTAACGACAATATAATGTATATGCCAGCGGGCGATCGCATGTGGAGGAATAACGATCTTGATGGCATTCCGCTGTTCGGATTTGCGCCAACAGATGTGAACTGGGTAGAGCAGAAAAAAACTATAACTCCTGATGGCTCATTGATAACGTCGTTGGACGTTTCGAAATTCCCCGTTGCGAACGTCTTGTACTATGGTACGAGTTCCGGCACGGTATATCGTGTAGAAAACGCGAACCTAGATGACCAAGAAGTCTTCGATATTTCCACAGGCCGGGGGCTTCCAGAAGGGAACATCAACAATGTTTACGTTGACCCGAAAAATCCTGACAGAGTTTTCGTTACATTCTCGAATTACGGTATTCCAAGTATTTTTATGACCCGTAACGCAGGAGACAGTTGGGTAGATATCAGTGGTAATTTGGAGGAAAATCGCGACGGGTCCGGGAACGGTCCTTCCGTACGCTGGTTCGGTATGAATGGTAGGAACGACGGATATTTCGCCGCTACGAGTACGGGTCTCTATTTCACCTATCAACTGCGAGGTCGAAATACCAAATGGTTCAGAGAGCCGATACGTATCGGAAACGGTGTGGCGGTTCAGGTGAAGACCCGGGCCGATGGTTTCGTAGCTGCTGCTATTCACGGGAATGGGGTATATAGTGCTAATTTCTTTGTTCGGCCCAGACCGGAGCCCACGTTAAGCGTGGCCTATTTGCTACCGGACAAAACCGTCCCTGTAAATTTTGAACCTTTCGAGGTCGATATTACCGATTTATTCGTGTCGACCAAAAGAAGGCCGAACATCGATATACAAATAACGAACAGCAATCCAGGAGTAGTAAACGCTATCATAGATGGAAATACGTTAAAAGTATTCCCATTTGCCCCGGATGTTCAGGGAAGTGCGGCCATCGGGCTTATCGCTTTTTCCGGTAGGGAACAGGTTTCCGAAGGTTTTACGGTTAATGTTATAGAACCTGCGCTCTACGATCAATCCGGCTCGGTAACGTTTAGCGCTCCTTCCCAAAACTTTTTAGATTTAGGCCTCGTCGTACAGGCGGCAGATGATTTCACTGTTCCCGCGGGCGCAACTTGGACCGTAGAGAAGTTGATCGCCAATGGCGAGGGAGGAAATGCACCGTCGATAACCGATGCTACAGTTGTCATTTACGAAGACAATGGTGGGCTGCCCGGAGCGGAAGTTTACAATAGCGGCTCGATTACTCCGACCTCGGAGCCAGACGTCTATGATTTAAATCTGGAACTCCCAGAGGCACTTGAATTGGGCGAAGGTTCTTATTGGTTATCCGTTTATACTAATCTTGCCTTGTCGGAAGAACAATTTCAATGGGCTTGGTCTACGCAGAGTACCGTTGTAGGCAATGAAGCAGTGTTACGTGATGATGGCGTATTCTTTGAAGGTATTACCGATTGGACCCCGCAATCGATTGTCTATGATTTTACCCCTGAAGATCAGGTGTTCCAAATTTTCGGTACTGCCCAAGAGCTCAGTAGCCCAGAAGAAACGGTAGCCACCAGTATCGCAGACGATAAATTAGGTAGTCAAGAGCTTGCAGAGGTGGATACCAAAGCCGTATCGGCAGTTTGGCCCAACCCCTCGACCAATGAGTTTTTCTTTTCACTACCCGATAATGTTGATAAGAAAGTAACCGCAAGGGTGTACAACATACTCGGTCAAATGGTCTACGAAAGGGCCGATGTTGATGCAACACGAACTTTCTCTTGGGATGCGGCCGAAGCTCCTTCAGGACTTTATTTGGTTAAGATTACCGGAGCAAGAACCAACAATAGTTTTAGTATTGTAAAGCAATAG
- a CDS encoding aldehyde dehydrogenase family protein produces the protein MSEIASAFGIAEALTALGIKEINEGTSTGSDNFSSGELIASYSPADGALIGKVKTTTKADYEKVMGATTKAFKTWRTKPAPLRGEIVRQFGDKLRELKEPLGKLVSYEMGKSYQEGLGEVQEMIDICDFAVGLSRQLHGLTMHSERPGHRMYEQYHPLGVVGIISAFNFPVAVWAWNTALAWICGDVCVWKPSEKTPLCGVACQNIAAEVFRANGLPEGISCLINGDYKVGELMTHDGRVPLVSATGSIRMGKIVAQAVAARLGKSLLELGGNNAIIVTPDADIKMTVIGAVFGAVGTAGQRCTSTRRLIIHESIYDKVKDAVVTAYEQLRIGNPLDENNHVGPLIDTDAVGQYNKALEKVVAEGGRLIVEGGVLQGEGYESGCYVKPAIAEAKNDFEIVQHETFAPVLYLLKYSGGVENAIQIQNGVVQGLSSAIMTNNLREAEQFLSQNGSDCGIANVNIGTSGAEIGGAFGGEKETGGGRESGSDAWKIYMRRQTNTINYTTELPLAQGIKFDL, from the coding sequence ATGTCAGAAATAGCATCAGCATTCGGTATTGCAGAAGCCTTAACCGCCCTCGGAATTAAAGAAATCAACGAAGGAACCTCAACTGGATCCGATAATTTTTCTTCCGGTGAACTCATTGCATCGTACTCTCCTGCAGATGGTGCTTTAATAGGTAAGGTAAAAACCACTACCAAAGCGGATTACGAAAAAGTCATGGGTGCCACCACCAAGGCTTTCAAAACTTGGCGTACAAAGCCAGCTCCATTACGTGGTGAAATCGTGCGACAATTCGGTGATAAACTCCGCGAACTCAAAGAACCTTTGGGCAAGTTGGTGTCCTATGAAATGGGAAAAAGTTATCAAGAAGGTTTGGGCGAGGTACAGGAAATGATAGATATCTGCGATTTCGCTGTCGGCCTTTCAAGGCAATTGCACGGGCTGACCATGCATTCCGAGCGACCCGGACATCGGATGTACGAACAATACCATCCGCTAGGAGTAGTCGGGATAATTTCGGCCTTTAACTTTCCGGTTGCCGTGTGGGCCTGGAATACCGCCTTGGCATGGATCTGTGGTGACGTCTGTGTCTGGAAACCTTCCGAGAAAACACCCTTATGCGGTGTGGCCTGTCAAAATATCGCGGCGGAGGTCTTCCGCGCAAACGGATTACCGGAAGGTATTTCCTGTTTGATCAACGGCGATTACAAAGTGGGAGAGCTAATGACGCATGACGGTCGGGTACCCTTGGTATCGGCCACAGGTTCAATTCGTATGGGTAAAATCGTTGCACAAGCCGTGGCTGCCCGGTTAGGCAAGTCGCTACTGGAACTGGGAGGAAACAATGCCATCATCGTTACCCCCGACGCAGATATAAAAATGACCGTTATCGGGGCCGTATTCGGGGCTGTGGGCACAGCGGGACAACGCTGCACCTCTACCAGAAGGTTGATTATTCATGAATCTATCTACGACAAAGTAAAAGATGCCGTCGTTACCGCATACGAACAATTGCGTATTGGAAATCCGTTGGATGAGAACAACCACGTAGGTCCGCTGATTGATACCGACGCCGTGGGACAGTATAACAAAGCGTTGGAGAAAGTGGTCGCCGAAGGGGGACGGCTCATTGTAGAAGGCGGAGTGCTGCAAGGTGAAGGATACGAAAGCGGATGTTATGTAAAACCTGCTATTGCCGAAGCCAAGAATGATTTCGAAATCGTACAGCACGAAACTTTTGCGCCCGTACTTTATCTTTTAAAATATTCTGGAGGTGTTGAAAATGCAATTCAGATTCAAAACGGTGTGGTACAGGGACTTTCTTCCGCGATTATGACCAACAACCTGCGGGAGGCGGAACAGTTTTTAAGCCAAAATGGGAGCGACTGTGGTATCGCCAATGTAAACATCGGAACCTCGGGTGCGGAAATCGGTGGAGCGTTTGGTGGAGAAAAGGAGACCGGTGGAGGACGTGAGAGTGGCTCCGATGCCTGGAAGATTTATATGAGACGGCAAACGAATACCATCAACTACACTACAGAACTACCTTTGGCACAAGGAATAAAATTTGACCTTTAA
- a CDS encoding OmpA family protein, giving the protein MTKTTSLLGILITIIAGIFLYMKLCSSCGVPNVAEEEPAKEVVAQPVAPQPTSYPFALSDGEYAYNVNDNFNFNVSSSTYLEPLSQKVRDGIIPGLKDFLTENENKVLNITGYYKGDENNDSAFPNLGLARANAVKNYMVSQEIPSSQINTMGKLMGDMVPDGNVFLGPVNYSIAEVAANAEDEIKALYDKIEADPLVLYFDTAEASINLSASQKQKVADISRYLDKVEKAKCEVVGYTDSQGRRRTNMRLGQERADFAKAYLIQNGIAEDRIKTDSKGPRDPVASNDTEEGRAKNRRTVISIK; this is encoded by the coding sequence ATGACAAAAACAACAAGTCTGCTTGGGATTCTCATTACCATCATAGCAGGTATTTTTCTCTACATGAAGCTCTGCAGTTCCTGCGGCGTTCCGAACGTAGCGGAAGAGGAACCTGCGAAAGAGGTAGTGGCCCAACCGGTAGCCCCGCAACCAACGTCATATCCCTTTGCACTTAGCGATGGGGAGTATGCGTACAATGTAAACGACAATTTTAACTTCAATGTGTCGTCATCGACCTATTTGGAGCCCCTATCCCAGAAAGTAAGGGATGGAATCATTCCTGGCCTGAAGGATTTTTTGACTGAAAATGAGAATAAGGTTCTCAACATTACGGGATATTACAAAGGCGACGAGAACAACGATTCCGCCTTTCCGAATCTAGGCCTTGCCCGAGCCAATGCCGTCAAGAATTACATGGTTTCGCAGGAAATTCCATCGTCACAAATCAACACCATGGGTAAACTAATGGGTGATATGGTTCCGGATGGAAACGTATTTCTAGGACCAGTCAACTACAGCATAGCCGAAGTCGCTGCCAATGCCGAAGATGAAATCAAGGCGCTTTACGATAAAATAGAGGCCGATCCTTTGGTGCTTTATTTCGATACGGCGGAAGCCTCGATCAATCTGTCGGCATCCCAAAAACAAAAAGTCGCTGATATTTCGCGCTATCTTGACAAGGTGGAAAAAGCAAAATGTGAAGTCGTAGGGTATACCGATAGTCAGGGTCGAAGACGAACGAACATGAGGCTTGGTCAGGAAAGAGCCGATTTCGCCAAAGCGTACCTGATACAAAACGGCATCGCCGAAGACAGGATTAAGACAGATTCAAAAGGTCCGAGAGACCCTGTAGCCAGTAACGATACCGAAGAAGGTAGGGCAAAAAACAGAAGAACTGTCATTTCAATCAAATAA
- a CDS encoding carbohydrate kinase family protein: MKKVFCIGELLIDFVAENQGSDLSKATIFTKKPGGAPANVACAIAKLGGTSSFVGCVGNDPFGSYLLNVLKENHVDVSLAQRSKTFTTLAYVSLSENGERDFVFSRGADKELQYDSSLKKDIKGNMLHLGAATALLGGPLEKTYGRYFFDALTQGAFISFDPNFRGDLWKEEEDLFIKKCMPFIEKSHLGKFSLEEARLLSGKTDLNACCDILHEIGTKIIAITLGAEGTLLSTANSKLTIPSVSVKPVDTTGAGDAFIGCLLQQISTLKDTETILENTDLLVKMVENANKAGAITTTNFGAIPSLPTQEQLRALV; the protein is encoded by the coding sequence ATGAAAAAAGTATTCTGTATTGGTGAACTATTGATTGATTTTGTTGCTGAAAATCAAGGCAGTGATCTTTCAAAAGCTACCATTTTCACCAAAAAACCAGGAGGTGCTCCCGCGAATGTTGCCTGTGCCATTGCCAAATTAGGAGGCACTAGTTCCTTTGTCGGTTGCGTTGGCAATGACCCGTTCGGAAGTTACCTGCTCAATGTGCTGAAAGAAAATCATGTAGACGTTTCCTTGGCGCAGCGCTCGAAGACCTTCACCACCTTGGCCTATGTTTCCCTTTCCGAAAATGGTGAGCGTGATTTTGTATTTAGTCGCGGGGCCGATAAAGAACTTCAGTATGATTCCTCCCTAAAAAAGGATATTAAAGGAAATATGTTGCATTTGGGCGCGGCAACTGCTCTGCTTGGCGGCCCATTGGAAAAAACATACGGGCGGTATTTCTTCGATGCGCTAACACAAGGTGCCTTCATCAGTTTCGATCCCAATTTCAGGGGTGATCTTTGGAAAGAAGAGGAAGACCTTTTCATCAAAAAGTGCATGCCGTTTATCGAGAAATCCCATTTGGGAAAATTCAGTCTGGAAGAGGCCCGATTATTATCAGGAAAAACCGATTTAAATGCGTGCTGCGATATCCTACACGAGATAGGCACTAAAATAATTGCCATAACGCTTGGGGCCGAGGGAACGTTGCTGAGTACCGCAAACAGCAAACTGACTATACCGAGTGTCTCGGTAAAACCGGTAGACACTACCGGAGCCGGTGATGCTTTCATCGGCTGTTTGTTACAGCAAATTTCCACGCTCAAAGACACCGAGACCATTTTGGAAAATACCGATTTATTGGTGAAGATGGTCGAAAATGCCAACAAGGCCGGTGCGATCACCACAACAAATTTTGGAGCAATACCGTCGTTGCCTACCCAAGAACAACTACGTGCCCTAGTATGA
- a CDS encoding metallophosphoesterase, giving the protein MRTLVIGDIHSGLKALKQLFERADVSTSDKLIFLGDYVDGWSDAVATVDFLINLKNTHDCIFLRGNHDELCYDWLAGEKDNPIWRQHGGSATMASYEKADAMTKKSHIFFYEGLHNYYLDTRNRLFLHAGFTNLKGVDFEYFQKTFYWDRTLWELALSLNPDLDVNDPWYPKRLTHYKEIYIGHTPVTRMGKTTPQQAANVWNVDTGAAFKGPLSLIDIDSKQVWQSEPAHTFYPNEKGRN; this is encoded by the coding sequence ATGAGAACATTAGTGATAGGGGATATCCATTCAGGGCTGAAGGCTTTAAAGCAACTTTTTGAGAGGGCCGATGTATCAACTTCGGATAAATTGATTTTTCTAGGTGATTATGTCGATGGTTGGAGTGATGCTGTAGCAACCGTTGACTTTTTGATTAATTTGAAGAATACCCACGATTGTATTTTCCTACGCGGTAACCATGATGAACTGTGTTACGATTGGTTGGCTGGCGAAAAAGATAACCCCATATGGAGACAACACGGGGGATCGGCTACAATGGCGTCCTATGAAAAAGCTGATGCGATGACCAAGAAAAGCCATATTTTCTTCTATGAAGGGCTGCATAACTATTATTTAGATACTCGTAACCGACTTTTTTTACATGCTGGCTTCACGAACCTGAAGGGGGTAGATTTTGAATACTTCCAAAAAACCTTTTATTGGGACAGAACGCTTTGGGAATTGGCCTTGTCTTTAAATCCCGATCTTGATGTAAACGATCCTTGGTACCCAAAGAGGCTCACACACTATAAGGAGATTTATATTGGCCATACTCCCGTTACAAGAATGGGAAAGACGACCCCGCAACAAGCGGCAAATGTCTGGAATGTTGATACAGGGGCCGCATTTAAAGGACCACTTTCGCTAATCGATATCGATTCAAAACAGGTTTGGCAAAGTGAGCCGGCACATACCTTTTACCCGAATGAAAAGGGTAGAAATTGA